From Dehalococcoidia bacterium, a single genomic window includes:
- a CDS encoding radical SAM protein, with protein sequence MKFQRPEIFRPPSEWDSYFLPLTRGCSNSSCTFCGHYGKKLQIREVEEVKQEVDALALFRTSGFRLPTMPPIMYAIARDWKGKRIFFQDGDALVYPFPKLRQVLQYANEKLPFVERYGCYATPQDILRRSPDELKELRELKLGIFYTGVESGDDDILKHIGKGVDSRQIIEAGRKAKEAWIDFSATVILGLGGIEESDKHALATARILTEIDPAYAGALTLTFIPGTPLHEEGKRGEFHPITPFRSLEELKIMMENSSFGDC encoded by the coding sequence ATGAAATTCCAGCGGCCTGAAATCTTCCGTCCCCCGAGCGAGTGGGACAGCTATTTTCTTCCCCTGACCAGGGGCTGCTCCAATTCCAGCTGCACCTTCTGTGGCCACTACGGAAAAAAACTGCAGATCAGAGAGGTGGAGGAAGTCAAGCAGGAAGTGGATGCATTGGCCCTCTTCCGAACTTCCGGATTTCGTTTGCCTACCATGCCTCCGATCATGTATGCCATAGCTCGAGATTGGAAAGGCAAGAGGATATTCTTCCAGGATGGCGATGCGCTGGTTTACCCGTTTCCTAAACTGCGCCAGGTCCTCCAGTATGCCAACGAAAAGCTGCCATTCGTGGAAAGATACGGCTGTTACGCCACGCCGCAGGATATCCTAAGAAGAAGTCCCGATGAACTCAAGGAGTTGAGGGAACTGAAGCTGGGAATCTTTTACACAGGCGTTGAAAGCGGCGATGACGATATCCTCAAACACATCGGCAAGGGAGTAGATAGCCGCCAAATTATCGAAGCAGGCCGGAAAGCAAAGGAAGCCTGGATCGACTTTTCAGCGACAGTAATTCTGGGACTTGGCGGGATTGAGGAAAGCGATAAGCACGCCCTGGCAACGGCACGCATTTTGACGGAGATAGATCCAGCCTATGCCGGAGCGTTAACCCTGACATTCATCCCCGGCACTCCGCTTCACGAGGAAGGCAAAAGGGGCGAGTTTCATCCCATTACCCCTTTCCGATCGCTGGAGGAGCTCAAGATCATGATGGAAAACTCCAGCTTCGGCGATTGTTT